The genomic DNA TGCAGAAATCCTTCAATCGCACTTCCTTTCCCTGCAACGCCTCGAAATCGCTCCGCGCTAGGAGCACACTCTCTGAAGCGCTCAGCACCCTCATTCCCATTTCCGGGCGCTCAGGATGAACTGGCATTCGCACCTCGTTGATACCCGGCGGTAGTCCCGATATCTCCACCCGCACAGGGTCTTTTAGGAAGGTGGAGCGAGGCGCTGTTGGGTCCACTATGGAGCGGTTGTAGGCATACATGTTCTCCGCTGGTGTGGAAATGTCCGAGAGAGACATGCCCATATCCACTATGAATCGTCTTATGGCCTCAGGGCGGAAGCCCCTGGCCCTTAAGGACTGCACACTCCAGGTGCGGGGGTCTTCCCATCCTATGTACTCGCCTGAGGTTACTTCCTTGTACGCCTTCGACTTAGATATCTTGGCATCCTCCACTCTCAGCATGCCGAAGTGCAGGAATTGAATATCGGGATCTAGACCTAGCAGTTGCCAGATATGTTTCTCCATTTCGTCCTCGATCATGAGGTCCTTGCCTCTTATGACGTGAGTAATCCCTAAAAGATAATCATCCACCGCCCAAGTCATCTCTAGCAGCGGCCAGACACGATATTTTTTGCCCACCCGCGGATGCTGCTTCTCTGAGATGCGGAAGAGTACACGGTCCCGGAAGGCGGGGTTCTTATGCCGCATATCAGTCTTGACCCGAATCACCATGCTGCCTTCGGCATATTTTCCCGATAGCATGTCATCCCAGATGTCCAGTTGCTCCTCTAAGGGTCTGGAACGGTGCTCACACTCCACTCCCCTTTCCCTATTACTACGCAGAGTTTCCGCATCGCAAGAGCAGGCGTAGGCCGCACCTTTCTCAATCAACCTCTTTCCCCATTCATAATACAATTCCATACGGTCCGATTTGTGATAGGTGCCGTGATACTCTATGCCCAACCATCTAAGGGCATCTTTAATGAGATCGTAAGACTCAGGCAGAACCGCCTTCTCATCGCTGCCAATGGTATCATCGTAGATGAGGAGGAGTTTTCCGTTGTAGCGCTTGGCATACTCATCATTCAGTATGAAAGAGCGTAAGTTACCGATATGAGGGGCGCCAGAGGGAAAAGGTGCCAGACGAAGGACTACTTGCCGCCCTTCTCTTACTTCAAGAGGACGTAACTTCGGCTCTGCTGGCCCCTCCTTCCTAGCCAGCAGCTCCGGTGCGCAGTGCTCCAGCTCGGCCCTTTGCTGTTCAGGGCTCAAAGAGTTCACTTCTTGCACTATCTTATTTATCAGTGGCACCCACCTACCCATCTCGTTCCTGATCTCTGGATGTCTCCCAATGACCTTGTTTATGACGTTCTTGGCCTCTGCTCTCCCGTTGTGCAAAACGGCATTTTGCAAAGCGAACTGGCGGATGCTATCCTCTATGGAGCTCATGCGCCCCATCCAAGTAGATGGGGTTATTTGAAAGCTACGAAACGCGAGAAGTCTGTTCCCTAGTCATGATAACAGCTGTCTACGGGCGGATTTTGGGGAGAGAGTGACTAACTCTGAATCGATTATTTTCTAATGAACGATAGGTAGTTGCGAAAAAAGAAGTCTCATCATATAATCAAGAATCTTTCTACTACTCAACGCTACACCCCATGGAGTGGGTCGCCATCATGGGCTAGAGGCCTTTCCGCTTCGAACATCCGGCAGGGGGGAGCCTCTACCTGGTCCTTGTAATGTATCCACCACTTCATGCACAACCATCTCTGCAGAGTGTTCACGTCCTCTTCAGTCATATTGGAGAACCTGCCCTGCAGCTTCAGGTATTCGGTTACGGGCTGCATGACAGAAGGCTTGTACGTCACTCTAGATTCGTTCTCGTAGGATTCGAATAGAGTCCACATGCCGGTTTCGACGGCCAACCTCGCGATCTCCAGCGTACGCGAGGACTCATATTTCCATCCTGGCACGCAGGGAGTCAGCACATGTAGGAACCTGAAACCCGCTATCGCCTTAGCACGCTCCACTTTGCGAACGAAATCGTTGAAGTGCGCGATGGACAAGGTCGCTAAATAAGCGGGGTCATGCGCTGCCACTATGTGATCAAGGTCCTTCTTGAAGCGGCGCTTCCCTTTGATTTTTTTACCGATGGGAGAAGTGGTGGTCCACGCTCCGAAGGGCGTGGCTCCCGACATCTGTATTCCTGTGTTCATATAGGCCTCGTTATCTAAACACAGGTACAACACATCCTCTCCCCGGTCCGCCGCGCCCGATAACGCCTGGAGACCGATGTCGTATGTCCCGCCATCCCCCGCAAGCCCTACCACTAAAGCGTTCTTGCCTTTGCGCCTCAAGGCCGCTTTGATGCCGCTGATCACTGCACCTGTGTTCTCGAAGGCTGAAAAGAAATAGGGCACGTCAAAGGAGGAGAAAGGATATTGCGCCCCGAAAACCACCAAGCAGGAGGCAGGGACGTACACAATGGTTTCAGGGCCTAGGATGCGCATGATGTTCTTCACGGCGATGGCCACTCCACAGCCGGGGCAAGCTCCATGCCCCCATATGAAGTAATCCTTGTTGGGCACGTCCCTGATGGTGAGTTTTTCCACTTCCTTCTCTCTCATTTTCTCCTTCTCCTTAGACCGTACCAATTGGCTCCGTCCTGAACTGCTTTACCCAAGGCGATGTCCGAATAAATCTCCCTGATATGCTCCAAGGTTACATCCCTGCCCCCGAGACCGCCTATATGATCACTTAGAGCGATCCCTGAGGAGGAAAGCGCCCCTCTCACCTCTGTGAATACCGGTCCAAAGCCATTCATGGAAAGCGAGCGATCGAATACCCCCAATGATCTCAAGTCCTTCGTCACTTCTTTGAGTTCCTTCTCCGGGAAGGGACGCATGAATCGCAATTTTATCAGTCCTGCTTTCTCACCCCGAGAGCGCAGCTCGTCCACCACCGCTCGAGCTGTGGTGGTGACCGTCCCTAGAGAGAGAAGAGCATACTCCGCATCCTCCATCTTATAAGTCTGAAGAAGCCCTCCATACCGGCGACCGAAGGTCCTGCCAAAGAGTTCATCCACCTCAGCAATCACCCTACGTGAAGCGTCTATGGCGCGGTCCAGTTGATAGCGCATCTCCATGGCGTAGTCGGGAGGCACGATGGGGTTTATCAGCTGCGGCTCCGACGGATCCAATGTTACGCAGGGGCGAAAGCGGGGCAGGAAATAATCCACCTCTTCTTGGCCCGGTACTTCCACTCTCTCTACCGTATGAGAGAGGACAAAACCATCCAAGCACACCATTAGAGGCAGCATCACCCTCTCATCCTCTGCGATACGGTAGGCTTGCAGGACCATGTCCAGAGCTTCCTGGTTGTCCTCCACATAACATTGGAGCCACCCTGACTCTCGCTCAGGCATGGAATCGTTATGTTCCAGCCAAATACCCGCCGCCGCGCCTAAGGAGCGATTGACGTTGACCATGACAATAGGGAGACGGACCTGCGGCGGTACATAGAGCATCTCGTGCATTAATGCCAGTCCCTGAGAAGAGGAGGCCGTAAAAGTCCTGACGCCACCTACCGAAGCGCCTATGGCCACGCTCATGACGGAATGCTCGCTTTCGGCCGCGATGAATTCGGCATCCAATTCACCATCGTTGATGAACTCTGCCAATAATTCCATGATTAGGGTTTGCGGGGTTATTGGGAATGCGGGAATCACCTCTA from Methanomassiliicoccales archaeon includes the following:
- a CDS encoding glutamate--tRNA ligase, with protein sequence MSSIEDSIRQFALQNAVLHNGRAEAKNVINKVIGRHPEIRNEMGRWVPLINKIVQEVNSLSPEQQRAELEHCAPELLARKEGPAEPKLRPLEVREGRQVVLRLAPFPSGAPHIGNLRSFILNDEYAKRYNGKLLLIYDDTIGSDEKAVLPESYDLIKDALRWLGIEYHGTYHKSDRMELYYEWGKRLIEKGAAYACSCDAETLRSNRERGVECEHRSRPLEEQLDIWDDMLSGKYAEGSMVIRVKTDMRHKNPAFRDRVLFRISEKQHPRVGKKYRVWPLLEMTWAVDDYLLGITHVIRGKDLMIEDEMEKHIWQLLGLDPDIQFLHFGMLRVEDAKISKSKAYKEVTSGEYIGWEDPRTWSVQSLRARGFRPEAIRRFIVDMGMSLSDISTPAENMYAYNRSIVDPTAPRSTFLKDPVRVEISGLPPGINEVRMPVHPERPEMGMRVLSASESVLLARSDFEALQGKEVRLKDFCNVVLQGVRAIFVSVENKDLPRITWLNANEDKLIDMKVMMVDGEMVKGKGEPNLREMPMGTVVQMERFGFVSLHSRDRDGNLTAFYTHR
- a CDS encoding thiamine pyrophosphate-dependent enzyme, with amino-acid sequence MREKEVEKLTIRDVPNKDYFIWGHGACPGCGVAIAVKNIMRILGPETIVYVPASCLVVFGAQYPFSSFDVPYFFSAFENTGAVISGIKAALRRKGKNALVVGLAGDGGTYDIGLQALSGAADRGEDVLYLCLDNEAYMNTGIQMSGATPFGAWTTTSPIGKKIKGKRRFKKDLDHIVAAHDPAYLATLSIAHFNDFVRKVERAKAIAGFRFLHVLTPCVPGWKYESSRTLEIARLAVETGMWTLFESYENESRVTYKPSVMQPVTEYLKLQGRFSNMTEEDVNTLQRWLCMKWWIHYKDQVEAPPCRMFEAERPLAHDGDPLHGV